GTACCCCGGGCAAGGCCTTTACCAAACGGATCAAGGAAGTCACGGCCAAGTTCGGCGACGACATCAACGTCAAGGGCCCCGGCGACCTGTTCTATCTGCATCAGTTGATCAAGAACGAACCTGTGGACCTGCTCATCTGCAACACCTACGGCAAATATATTGCCCGGGACGAGGACATCCCGTTTGTACGCCACGGGTTCCCCATCCTGGACCGGATCGGCCACTCCTACTTTCCTTCCGTGGGATACAAAGGCGGGCTGCATTTCCTGGAAAAGATTCTGGGCGCCCTGATGGACCGCACGGACCGGGATGCACCCGAAGAACGTTTTGAACTGGTAGAGTAATTTAACGCAGTAAAGGAGAAATAACATGACCTCCATATCGGTACTCAAACAGCGGGAAAAACAGATCTACCAGAAGGGCAGCCGGCCCTTTAAGATAGAATGTGAAACCAAGAGTCTGGCCGGCGCGGTCAGCCAGCGGGCCTGTGTATTCTGCGGCTCCAGGGTGGTGCTTTACCCCATCGCCGACGCCTTGCATTTGATTCACGGCCCCATCGGGTGCGCCTCCTATACCTGGGACATCAGAGGGGCCCAGTCTTCGGGCCCGGAGCTGCACCGGATGAGTTTTTCAACGGACCTGTCAGAGACCGATATTATCTATGGCGGAGAAAAAAAGCTGAAACGGGCATTGCTGGAACTGATTGACAAATATTCACCCAAAGCCGCCTTTATCTACTGTACCTGTATTGTGGGCATT
The genomic region above belongs to uncultured Desulfobacter sp. and contains:
- a CDS encoding nitrogenase component 1 — its product is MTSISVLKQREKQIYQKGSRPFKIECETKSLAGAVSQRACVFCGSRVVLYPIADALHLIHGPIGCASYTWDIRGAQSSGPELHRMSFSTDLSETDIIYGGEKKLKRALLELIDKYSPKAAFIYCTCIVGIIGDDVDAVCRQVEEETRIPVIAVHSEGFKGTKKDGYKAACDALFSLIERNKA